Proteins encoded by one window of Anopheles maculipalpis chromosome 2RL, idAnoMacuDA_375_x, whole genome shotgun sequence:
- the LOC126559465 gene encoding tyrosine-protein phosphatase corkscrew-like, whose amino-acid sequence MAALSSRRWFHRSVSGVEAETMLLERGFDGSFLARHSSSSPGAFTLSVRRGQEVTHIKIQNNGDFFDLYGGEKFATLSELVQYYMENGDQLKEKNGQIIELKQPLICAEPTTER is encoded by the exons atGGCGGCATTATCTTCGCGAAG ATGGTTTCATCGATCCGTATCCGGTGTGGAGGCAGAAACAATGCTTTTGGAGCGTGGCTTCGATGGTTCGTTTCTCGCACGACATTCCTCCTCCAGCCCGGGTGCATTCACACTGTCCGTTCGGCGGGGCCAAGAGGTGACCCACATTAAGATCCAGAACAATGGTGATTTTTTCGATCTCTACGGTG gTGAAAAGTTTGCCACCCTATCCGAGCTTGTGCAGTATTACATGGAAAATGGTGATCAGTTGAAGGAGAAAAATGGTCAAATCATTGAACTGAAACAACCATTGATCTGTGCCGAACCGACTACCGAACGgtaa
- the LOC126559565 gene encoding uncharacterized protein LOC126559565, which translates to MKRQSRNVLLDRLHRGVVYTCMGLTLYGSYMLGLRVYRYFTVIKPARQAEELKMLEAGAAKQAPSLDTAPTLTS; encoded by the coding sequence ATGAAGAGACAGTCGAGAAATGTTCTGTTGGACAGATTGCATCGGGGTGTCGTGTACACCTGCATGGGCCTAACATTGTACGGCTCCTACATGCTTGGGCTCCGTGTTTACCGGTATTTCACCGTAATAAAACCCGCACGGCAAGCGGAAGAGCTGAAAATGTTGGAGGCTGGCGCGGCCAAACAGGCCCCATCCTTGGATACTGCACCGACACTTACCTCGTAG